TCATTATGAATTCCACCAAAGTTCAGAGGTATTCAATTAAGACTTTTTAAAATGAATAGAGTTCAGATGTATTCAAAATATCATTCATACTTATGGAATTAATAACTCATGGATAATTGTGGACTTTGTAGTGTAAATTACACACACCAAACTCCAATATTTTTCCATCCACTAGAGCAAAGATTTGGAAAAGTCTACGATAGACTTTCTCTTTACATGTGAATAGGTTGATCCTACAACACATCATCTTTTTTTTCTTTTTATAATATTTTGTGCTATCAATGTTCTATTCTACCTATTCTTTTCAATGTTTTTTGAATGTTAATATTTTGTTGTATTTCAATTGTAATGCTTGGAACCCTCGATAACCTAAATGTTATATACTAACTCTTGATATTAGAACCACATGATCATATATTATTATATTAGCGTACATGAATTAAACTGTGAACATCTAATGTCCCACTTTAGAATATGTGTCTTTGGTTAACGTACAAGTATGCATGTTGTTAAGTTAATATAGTTTTTTTTGTTACTTATGTTTATGTATTTCAATCAAATATTACAACGGTATGCATCGAAATTAGATAGATGAGCACTAAACTTATAATCGGTGTCATTATGTGTTTGTCATTGCATCTTTATTTTTTTTTCCTTTTATGTAACTCTGTAAGTATTAAGAAATCTACATAAGTCATTCATATGAAATCTGTAGATTTCAGAAATCAGTTAAAGTCTGTGATTAAAAATCGATGGTTTTAAGAAATCAGTGAAAGTCTATGAACTTTTCAAATAGTCTATAGACTTTTCAAAAAGTCAATTGATTAAAATAAGTCTGTATGAATCCAAATATAATACACCCCCTTAGACTCAAAGGGGAAGAAGAAATCGAGGGTCGTTCGAGTCTTCAATCTTGTCCCCGCAGCTCCAATATATTGTACTTCAGCTACCTAATTAGCTCCTCCGCCGGCGCCGCCTTAGCCGCCACTATTGCTTCATCACCGCCGGGAAACGAGAGGTCGACTTCCTTTAGATGCGGCAGTTGTCGGAGCTGAGCAGTGGTGGCTATGGTTTGGTATGAATGATTCCATGGGTATAGAGAAGCCATAGAAACAATGAAAGCAACTGGAAGATGAAGAGGGAAATCTGGAATATTTAAGTTTCAGAGGTATAAACATATGAGTCAAGAACATCTGGGGTATAATTGATCATAAGTGATGGGCGATGGTTGATGGGTAATGGTTGATCGGGTCTGGTTGATGAGATTGATAATATTGATGATGGAGATCCAGCCATAATCAAAGTTTCAAGCTCCACACTTCCGGTGTCAACTCATGGTAAATTTGAAGTTTTAATGTTTCATTCTTATTAACTAACCAGAGACTAACGGTGCACATGACTTGCACATGATTGGTTTAAGTGCACTAAGGTGCACTGATCCGCTCCGCTTGAATCTTTATCCTTCTTTTCCAACCAATTAAGAGGTTTGATCCCCCATGCCTTCACAAACATGAGCTCACTTGCATATCTTGACCTATTTTCGAACCAGTTAAGTGGTTTGATTCCCAATGTTTTCACAAACATGAAGTCACTTGCATATCTTGACCTCTCTTCCAACAAACTAAGAGGTTCGATTCCTGATGTTTTCATAAACATCAGCTCACTTGAATATCTATACCTCTATTTCAACCAATTCAGTGGTTTGATTCCTGATGCTTTCAGAAACATGAGATCAATCAAAGAGCTAGACATCTCTTCCAACCAATTAAGTGGTTTGATCCCCGATGCTTTCATGAACATGGGCTCACTTGCATATTTTGACCTCTCTTCCAACCAATTAAGTGGTTTGATCCCCAATGCTTTCGCAAGCATGAGCTCACTTGCAAACCTTGACCTCGACCTATCCTCGAACCAGTTAAGTGGTTTGGTCCCCAATTCTTTTGCAAACATGAGCTCACTTGAAAATCTTGACCTCTCTCATAACCCACTTAAAGGAGGAATACCAGCATCCATCAGCCAGTTATGTAGTCTGAGATCTTTTTGGATTTCAAGTTGCAATCTGACTGAATTTTCTGAGTTTGTTCAAAGACAGTCCACATGTCCTCAGAATTCATTAGACAGTTTGGATCTTTCCGATAACAATCTTGTTGGGTCTTTTCCTAATCTTACAAACTTTTCATCATTGGAGGTGTTACAACTCTCTAAAAATAAGTTTAGCGGAATGGTTCCAGATAGTGTTGGGCAACTCTCCCGTTTGTATGAGTTAGATCTTTCTGGAAATCAATTAAGCGGAAGAATTCCAGAAAGTATTGGGCAAATATCATCGTTGGATAGATTGGATCTCTCCAGGAATCGGCTAAGCAGAAGAATACCTCAGAGTAGGACAATTGTCTAGTTTGAGCTATATGAATCTTAGTGTCAATCATTTGGAAGGGGAAGTTTCAGAAATTCATTTCTCAAAACTCTTCAATTTAGGTGACTTGGATTTATCCAGGAACTCATTATTAAAATTTAATGTCACCTCTGGGTGGGTTCGTTCTTTTCAATTGTCTTATCTGAGTTTGAAGTCTTGTAATGTGGGCCCAAATTTCCCAAAATGGCTTCGAACTCAAAAAGGTCTTTCCAACCTTGATATGTCATATGGTCACATTGTCGATGTATTTCCAAGTTGGTTATGGACTATCTTTGGTGACACTCCTACTATAGATCTATCCTACAATCAACTTAAAGGGATAATAAGGAGTTCAGAGGTTGTATCACTCAGTGGAGTTGAAGTTCGATTTAGTTCGAACCAACTACAAGGTCCAATACCCTCATTTCTATCAAATGCCTCGTATGTGGATCTCTCTGATAATAAATTATCAGATATGAGTTCTTTCGTGTGTTCTTCGAATTTTAAAATTTCAAAGTTTCTTGATCTCTCCAAAAACCGTATTTCGGGAGAAGTTCCAGATTGCTGGAGACAATGGGTTGATCTAGAACTTCTTGATTTGAGTGACAATTCTTTTTCTGGCAAAGTCCCACCCACTTTAGGATGTTTACTTCGAATCAATACATTGAAATTAAGGAGCAACAAACTTGTGGGAGAATTGCCTACATCCTTGAAGAATTGTAGAAGCTTGAATGTTATTGATCTTGGGAACAATCAGCTTTCAAGTGCAGTGCCTCAATGGCTAGGGACCGATCTTCCAAATTTGGTTATTCTTATGCTTCAGTTTAATCAATTTAGTGGAAATTTGCCTTTGCAATTATGCAAGCTAGCACACCTTCAAATTTTGGATGTCTCTGTGAATCAAATCTCTGGAACTATACCACAATGCCATAACAGTTTGAGTTCTTTGGCGCAAGAGGGAAATTCAAATCTAACCATTAGACATTCTTTTAATATATCTGAGGCCGAAGCACCTACGAATATGATGAATTCTCTTTATTATGAGGATGATGCAACATTCATGTGGAAAGGAACGTTGGTTTCATACAAAAGTACTCTGGGACTAGTCAAGAGAATTGATCTCTCAAGCAACAGATTAACTGGGGGGATTCCAAGTGAAATCACTAGTCTTGTTGGCCTGGTTTCTTTGAACCTTTCGAGGAACAGTTTAACTGGAGAAATTCCTCTGGAGATCGGGAAGTTGAAGTCGCTAGATTCACTTGATTTGTCAAGAAACAAGTTACATGGTGGAATTCCGATGAGCCTTGCTCATATTGATAGAATTGGGTACATTGATTTGTCATATAACAACTTGTCTGGTGAAATTCCAACCGGCACTCAGCTTCAAGGCTTCAATGCCTCCTCTTATACTGGAAATCCCTGGTTGTGTGGACTTCCACTTGATGTCTGTAATCCAGGGGAAACTGGTCGGCCTAAAGTCTCGAGTGGTGAAGAAGATGCAGATGAGCTCATCACACATGGCTTTTACATCAGTTTGGGACTTGGATTTGTTGTTGGATTCTGGGGAGTTTGTGGGAGTTTGATATTCAAGAGGTCGTGGAGATATGCATACTACAACTTATTGAATAATCTGAATGATTGGCTTTATGTGAAGGTAGCTTTGATCATACGGCAATTAAAGGATATGCTTAATAGACAACAATCTTAAGCAGTACGTAATCTCTCTCTCTCTCTCTCTCTCTCTCTCTCTCTCTCTCAACTAATCGATTAATGTTTGTATACAGCATCAACATCTTCTTCTGGGACAATAGTGTGCTTCTTTTCAATTTGCTCAAGTATGTCTTCAAGTATTTGAGAGTGTTTGGTAACTTGTTCAATCATGTTTTTCTTCTTCTTGTCTTTACCTTGCCAAGTGTTTGGTTTCAACGACTCTTCATTGTATTAGTTTTCAATAATAAGTCCTCATCCCCAAGTACGATAGTATACCCAGAAACTCTTCTGGTATATTTCAGTACTGTTTATTGTAAATACTTGTTGATCCAATCATCTCTTTCCCTTGAACACTGTCTGTTCTAGCTTTGGTTATTTCAGAAATTTCTACACTATAGTATGAATGATGATGTATACGTTCACGAACTAGATAACTATAGATTGATTTTCTTCTGCAAGCTTTTTGCTCTATATTTATTTTTCATGGAGTGGTTTCGGCATAGTCCCCCTTCCTTTTGTACATTTTCTTTCTATCAATAAAATTTCGGGTAAGGGCGAAGAGATTGTCCTTATCTCGCTTACCCATGGAAAAAAACGAAAAAACTACACAATGAATAGTGATCATGGACTAATTATTCTACCTTCATCTTGTTAATTATCTTCGCACAATAAAACTTCACAGAATGCAAGCACCTTGCTTTGCTTGACTGAAATCTTTCTTCAATCCAACTTTTTTTCATCAAGAAATTACATGCTTCTGTTGTACATCTTTTGCTCCAACTGTCTTCTAGACTAATTTACTTTGTTTTCCATTGTTTTTTTTTTTCTAAAATTACTTGCATAGAGATCAACTGAAATAACGAATTAACGACTCAAGTACAAACTAGCGCATCGGAAAATAACCAACACATAATGTGTGAAGCTTCAAGGTCACTGGTTTGGAACTTGTGTTGACCCCATGTATGTTGAAATGAAAAGTGTCAGATGTAGTACCAGGTTGATTGCACTTTATTCTCCAATTCGAGTACATAATGAGCCTAGTCCTGAAGATTACATGCAATGTGCCATATTAGGGAAGTTGATTGAGCAACAGGAGAATCTGGAAATCAATTTGGGCAATTAAAACTCTTCCGAAGATCCGGTTGTTTCTGTGGAGGGTCCTATGTAATGCTGAGCCAACTCTACACAACCTATTTAAGAGGAAACTTACTGGCTCCTCTCTATGCCTAATTTGTGAATCTGAGGAGGAAACTTTTGAGCATATCAATTTGTGGTTTGGTTCCTCACTCGGTTTACGAATTGACAGAACTAGCATAACTACTATAGATAGTTGGCTCTTGAAATCACTAGATTTACTAGCAAATGTAAGTGAGATAGAGGAAAAACTTTCTTACCTCTTGGAGCTTCATTGTCTGGTGTATTTGGAAGAGTCAATGTGCTTTTGTATACTATGGTGCCCCTGTATGCCCTTGCTTCACCATCTCATCGGCATAATTACTGGAGAATGAGTTCCGGTCTGCAAATGCGCCGGTCCCCTAATCATCAAATCAAAACCCACCCGAAACTATCCCCACTACTTGGTCGCCGCCGCCGGTGGGATGGGTAAAGGTGAATAGTGATGTGGAGGCCTGGTTACCTCCATCGTCAGCTGGATTGGGGGTGATCATCAAAGATTCCAGCGGACGGGTAATAGGAGGATTGGCTGAAGCTATCATCCTCGCTTTCTGTTGTTTGGTACTTCCGTTTGCTATCTCCCCAGGTTTTAGCGGAAGTGATCTTTCTGTTCTATTGTAGTTTTCTTGGGCCTGCTTTTGTTGGGATCTTTGCTGGGCTTTGCCTTTAATGAATAAATCATTTAACAAAAAAAAAGAAAAAAAGGGAAGTTGATTGAGCTTGCATTGCATTGTTTAGAGCTTGTTGTTTATTGGGGAGACCATGTTTCTGAAGTGTAAGTGAGAGCAACATTGGCATGATAACTGTTGAAAAGTAATGGACACTGGGAAGTTCTAAAGTAATCAAGTGTTGCCATATAAATAATTATAATTGTATCGCATGAGCTTCTTCTTCCATCGTCTAACTGAAATAGATCTTTTTATCTCATTGTTATGATGGAGGCCAGAATGTGCTTGAATGCAGTATCAACATTCCTTATCCCTCGGCCACCACCATGTTAACGCGACACAACGAGGTGCGCAGAGGGAGAGGGATGCAAACCTAGCTATCAGGCAAGACCTGGTGGATGACTACAAAGCATCTCTGCATCTCTGCAGCGTATAGCTTAAATAACAACATCGATATGTACTTATGGACTGCAACACTCGAGCTCCTTTCACAACTCGAGCTGTGTTTCACCAGAAAGAATAGACATGAATTGTCTTTGTACTTCAGACCAAAAAAAAAAAAAGAATTGTCTTTGTACATATATTACATGCTTCTTGAAGTGCTCAACATCTATGAAACATCTTGATAATGAATGAAGCTTTGACTTCCCCTGTTTGGGACTTTCTGTTAACACCTATATCTATTGAGAGCAAAACTGAGTGGTGTCTGGTTTGGTACCTGAGCCTTGATTATCACTTGTGTCCAGCTGCAGTGTTCCTTTTGGCTTCAAGAACAGTACCCTCCTTCAGTGCTGATTGTGCCTCCATCTCCATTCCGAGTGCAGAAAGGGCAGCAGCCTGTAGATAAGATGCAATGTGCCATATTGGGGAAACTACTTGAGCTTGCATTGCATCGTTCAGAGCTTCCTGAGGCATCCCATCCATGAGATAAGACAAACTACGACGGGCAAAGATTGTGGGAGAAACCATGTTTCCAATATCAATGAACTGCATACAAAAGCAACTTTCAGCATGATAAAGACAGACAGAACATGCAGGATAACAACCCAACCAATATCTGAGGCTTCAAACACCAACATGCATACCTAAAAACTACCAATTTATTTCTTACTGTCACGACTTAGCAGGTAAGGTTTTCAATCATCTTTGTTTATCTGAGTTTGAATGTGATAGCCCGAGTGTGTATAATGAAAAATCAGTATAATACCGAACTTAGCGTTGGTATCAACCAAATTTCCTAGTAAATTTCGACCAACTTTTTAAAATAAGTCAAAAAATGAACATTCTGATGAACTTCACCTGTGAATAACACTCGATTGCAGTTCTGAAGTCCTTTTTCTTAAAAGCGGAATCCCCATTTTCTTTGAATCTAACGTTTCCTGCATTTGGTCAGTCCACATTTGGAACGAGAGCTGCAGTGGATGAAAGTAAGAGAATGTTTCAGTAACAGTACAGAATGNNNNNNNNNNNNNNNNNNNNNNNNNNNNNNNNNNNNNNNNNNNNNNNNNNNNNNNNNNNNNNNNNNNNNNNNNNNNNNNNNNNNNNNNNNNNNNNNNNNNNNNNNNNNNNNNNNNNNNNNNNNNNNNNNNNNNNNNNNNNNNNNNNNNNNNNNNNNNNNNNNNNNNNNNNNNNNNNAAATAGAAAGCACACTGATCCAAATAATATAAAGCTAATTATTTATGGTATAACCTATTAAGATTTTGTCCATAAACATAAATAGAACCTCATTTGTCATTCCATCATCTTTGTAGCCGATATTCTCTAGGATCTCATGGACTGCAGTCAAATCCCTTCTGGAGCAGGCTTCACCAAGTGGTGAAAGAGGAGAGCAGGAGTTAGTGTGCGGGATACCCATCAAAACATGAGAAGGAATCTGCAGTGTATGCAAAGCAAAATAATAAGAATTACAGCTACTAGCATCTTGTTAAGCGTCTATAATTGATCGAACTATTTAGTAGTAGGGTGGGTGTACATATTAGGAGCAATTTGAATTTGTACCTTACTAATTTGCACACACTTTCAAAGAGATAAAAATCTTGGAGAAAATTCTGTAACTACCGACATCCA
Above is a window of Fragaria vesca subsp. vesca linkage group LG7, FraVesHawaii_1.0, whole genome shotgun sequence DNA encoding:
- the LOC101296720 gene encoding probable leucine-rich repeat receptor-like protein kinase At1g35710-like, giving the protein MKSLAYLDLSSNKLRGSIPDVFINISSLEYLYLYFNQFSGLIPDAFRNMRSIKELDISSNQLSGLIPDAFMNMGSLAYFDLSSNQLSGLIPNAFASMSSLANLDLDLSSNQLSGLVPNSFANMSSLENLDLSHNPLKGGIPASISQLCSLRSFWISSCNLTEFSEFVQRQSTCPQNSLDSLDLSDNNLVGSFPNLTNFSSLEVLQLSKNKFSGMVPDSVGQLSRLYELDLSGNQLSGRIPESIGQISSLDRLDLSRNRLSRRIPQSRTIV
- the LOC101297011 gene encoding LRR receptor-like serine/threonine-protein kinase GSO1-like, yielding MSYGHIVDVFPSWLWTIFGDTPTIDLSYNQLKGIIRSSEVVSLSGVEVRFSSNQLQGPIPSFLSNASYVDLSDNKLSDMSSFVCSSNFKISKFLDLSKNRISGEVPDCWRQWVDLELLDLSDNSFSGKVPPTLGCLLRINTLKLRSNKLVGELPTSLKNCRSLNVIDLGNNQLSSAVPQWLGTDLPNLVILMLQFNQFSGNLPLQLCKLAHLQILDVSVNQISGTIPQCHNSLSSLAQEGNSNLTIRHSFNISEAEAPTNMMNSLYYEDDATFMWKGTLVSYKSTLGLVKRIDLSSNRLTGGIPSEITSLVGLVSLNLSRNSLTGEIPLEIGKLKSLDSLDLSRNKLHGGIPMSLAHIDRIGYIDLSYNNLSGEIPTGTQLQGFNASSYTGNPWLCGLPLDVCNPGETGRPKVSSGEEDADELITHGFYISLGLGFVVGFWGVCGSLIFKRSWRYAYYNLLNNLNDWLYVKVALIIRQLKDMLNRQQS